One part of the Scatophagus argus isolate fScaArg1 chromosome 12, fScaArg1.pri, whole genome shotgun sequence genome encodes these proteins:
- the selenoh gene encoding selenoprotein H encodes MASKAGRRGTKRKAEVQSEEDKPSVEEKKDRAEGESRQEGRRVVIEHCKSURVYGRNAEEVKCALLAAHPELNVVLNPEKPRRNSFEITLLDGGKETSLWTGIKKGPPRKLKFPQPDVVVASLQEALKAE; translated from the exons ATGGCGTCCAAAGCAG GTCGTCGTGGCACCAAGCGCAAAGCGGAGGTTCAGTCAGAGGAGGACAAACCTTCcgtggaggaaaagaaagacagagcagaggggGAGAGCCGCCAGGAAGGCCGAAGGGTGGTTATTGAACACTG TAAGAGCTGACGAGTTTATGGGCGTAATGCTGAGGAGGTGAAATGTGCCCTCCTGGCTGCCCACCCTGAATTGAATGTGGTTCTCAACCCCGAGAAACCCCGCAGGAACAGCTTCGAGATCACTCTGCTGGATGGAGGCAAAG AAACATCTCTGTGGACTGGAATAAAGAAGGGTCCACCTCGTAAGCTGAAGTTTCCTCAACCCGATGTTGTAGTTGCGTCCCTACAGGAGGCTCTGAAGGCTGAGTAG
- the zdhhc5b gene encoding palmitoyltransferase ZDHHC5-B → MPGFSGGGVGGGVGVPASAPPRPFRPSRYVPVSAATTFLVGSTTLFFCFTCPWLSDYFSSVIPIYIAVMFLFTLANFCMATFMDPGVFPRAEEDEDKEDDFRAPLYKTVEIKGIQVRMKWCSTCRFYRPPRCSHCSVCDNCVEDFDHHCPWVNNCIGRRNYRYFFLFLLSLTTHIIDVFSFGLVYVLHHRQQLDTPHAAVTMAVMCVAGLFFVPVAGLTGFHIVLVARGRTTNEQVTGKFRGGVNPFTKGCLRNISHVLCSSQAPRYMGRWRSPQAMEVQPPFLRPPLTEAQLEAKVLDNGIQNDQHSTRSKSSLDQMESQSADAEPPPPPKPELRYPGLPRADTEESSLLTEAPPTPSMYKYRPAYNSPGRNHTALTHPNKMIRGESLDSPSPSILMSSHKPSYRSEPSSLDGATVVGGGVGVRRGGGERGEGPGGPGGTAVGLSGGMSGYSLTGRSYTSYPSSLVLSTGGSRSSSLRSAHTAHNPLATLQSEGTTDTSYKSLANQTPRNGSLSYDSLLTPSESPEFESAAHELSPQKPHAQFPSATLTGHPEVVSPSTRLQGYTSPFLSAQIAQQREGQLLQGSATFSSPHKAYLRAVSPPPSSPGPPEIQHLLHHNQGSSYRVSRNPSSSSSSPGVRSLEPPVSPPPRGLSLGKSQSYTGEAGPQHKPRLAGGGTVLGGGGAGGGQQAPQSTSRPVLANHTTSKPGGGVKKVTGVGGTTYEISV, encoded by the exons atGCCGGGTTTCAgtggtgggggggttgggggaGGAGTAGGTGTCCCAGCTTCCGCTCCTCCTCGTCCATTTCGACCCAGCCGCTATGTCCCGGTGTCTGCAGCCACCACCTTCCTTGTCGGGTCCACCAcccttttcttctgcttcac GTGTCCGTGGTTGTCAGActatttttcctctgtcattccCATCTACATTGCTGTGATGTTCCTCTTTACCCTTGCCAACTTCTGCATGGCCACTTTCATGGACCCTGGAGTCTTCCCCAGAG cggaggaggatgaggataaAGAGGACGATTTCCGCGCTCCGCTCTATAAGACAGTGGAAATCAAAGGCATCCAAGTGCGCATGAAGTGGTGCTCAACCTGCCGCTTCTACCGCCCGCCGCGGTGCTCTCACTGTTCAGTCTGTGACAACTGTGTGGag gatTTTGACCACCATTGTCCCTGGGTGAACAACTGCATCGGTCGCAGGAATTATCgctatttctttctcttcctgctgtCACTTACGACCCACATCATTGACGTATTTAGCTTTGGCTTGGTTTATGTCCTGCACCACCGCCAGCAGCTGGATACACCACATGCTGCTGTAAC TATGGCTGTAATGTGTGTGGCTGGTCTGTTTTTTGTCCCAGTCGCTGGTCTGACTGGGTTCCACATAGTGTTAGTGGCCCGTGGCAGGACAACAAATGAACAG GTGACAGGGAAGTTTCGTGGAGGCGTTAACCCTTTCACCAAAGGCTGCTTGAGGAATATTTCACATGTGCTCTGCAGCTCCCAGGCCCCCAG ATATATGGGCCGGTGGCGAAGTCCTCAGGCAATGGAAGTACAGCCACCATTTCTTAGACCGCCTCTCACTGAGGCCCAGCTAGAGGCCAAGGTCCTGGACAATGGCATCCAGAACGACCAACACAGCACGAGG tcAAAGAGCAGTCTTGATCAGATGGAGAGCCAGTCAGCAGATGCAgagcctccacctcctccaaaACCGGAGCTTCGTTACCCTGGCCTGCCCCGTGCTGACACAGAgg AGAGCAGCTTGTTGACTGAAGCTCCACCTACACCATCAATGTACAAGTACCGACCAGCATACAACAGCCCAGGAAGGAACCACACTGCTCTCACACATCCCAACAAG aTGATTCGTGGGGAGAGTCTCGACTCTCCGTCTCCCTCCATCCTCATGTCCAGCCACAAGCCTAGCTACCGCTCTGAGCCGAGCAGCCTGGACGGGGCCACAGTGGTGGGGGGTGGTGTAGGGGTGcgcagagggggaggggagaggggtgAGGGCCCCGGAGGCCCTGGTGGGACTGCTGTGGGGCTATCAGGGGGTATGTCAGGTTATTCCCTGACTGGGCGCTCCTACACCTCCTACCCATCCTCTCTGGTTCTGTCCACTGGAGGTTCCCGCTCCTCCAGCCTGCGCTCAGCGCACACAGCACATAACCCCCTAGCCACGCTCCAATCAGAAGGAACCACAGACACCAGCTACAAAAGCCTGGCCAATCAGACGCCTCGGAATGGCAGCCTGTCTTATGACAGCCTGTTGACGCCATCCGAGAGCCCAGAGTTCGAGTCAGCTGCCCACGAGCTGTCGCCACAGAAACCTCACGCTCAGTTTCCCTCAGCTACTCTAACAGGCCATCCTGAGGTGGTGTCACCTAGTACCCGGCTGCAGGGCTACACGTCGCCCTTCCTCTCGGCTCAGATTGCCCAGCAGAGGGAGGGGCAGCTGCTCCAGGGCTCTGCCACTTTCTCCTCCCCCCACAAGGCCTATCTGCGTGCTGTcagtccacctccctcctcccctggGCCTCCTGAGATCCAGCACCTGCTCCATCATAACCAGGGCTCTTCCTACCGAGTCTCTCGTAacccttcctcctcatcctcttctcctGGGGTCCGCTCACTAGAGCCCCCTGTCTCCCCGCCACCTCGCGGCCTCTCCCTCGGCAAGTCTCAGTCTTACACTGGGGAGGCAGGTCCTCAGCACAAACCTCGGCTTGCAGGAGGAGGCACTGTGctgggagggggaggagctggaggagggcAACAGGCTCCACA ATCAACTTCTCGCCCAGTCTTGGCTAATCACACCACATCCAAACCAGGGGGCGGGGTGAAGAAGGTGACGGGGGTCGGAGGGACCACATACGAAATATCTGTTTGA
- the tmx2a gene encoding thioredoxin-related transmembrane protein 2-A: protein MALITGLCTFLYHLPQIYKWLLKPYYIAQLVMTVAFLVVRKAPGLCEHLATQREDGNSCDFDWRELEILMFLSAIVMMKNRRAITLEQHVGNLFLFSKVANVILFFRLDIRLGILYLSLCVAFVMTCKPPLYMGPEYIKYFSDKTIDEELERDNRVTWIVEFYANWSSDCQSFAPVFANLSLKYNCAGLRFGKVDIGRYGEVSERYKVSTSPLAKQLPTLVLFQGGREIMRRPMVDNKGRAVSWTFNEENIIREFNLNELFQKSKKLNKGRGLKEEKQNGSQPEEGSDELYGEADNPEQPSESKKDQ, encoded by the exons ATGGCTCTTATCACAGGACTCTGCACTTTCTTGTACCACTTACCTCAGATTTACAAATGGCTACTGAAACCGTATTATATCGCCCAGCTCGTCATGACAGTCGCCTTCCTGGTGGTCCGAAAAGCTCCCGGGCTGTGCGAGCACCTGGCGACCCAGCGAGAGGACGGCAACTCCTGCGACTTTGACTGG AGAGAATTGGAAATTCTCATGTTTCTCAGTGCAATAGTGATGATGAAGAACAGGAGAGCAA TCACACTGGAGCAGCATGTAGGCAACTTGTTCCTGTTCAGCAAAGTGGCCAACGTCATCCTCTTCTTCCGGCTTGACATTCGGCTTGGCATCCTTTACCTCTCATTGTGTGTCG CATTCGTCATGACCTGTAAGCCACCTCTTTACATGGGCCCCGAGTACATCAAGTACTTCAGTGATAAGACCATAGAT GAGGAGCTTGAGAGAGACAATCGTGTCACCTGGATTGTCGAATTCTACGCCAACTGGTCCTCCGACTGCCAGTCTTTCGCTCCCGTCTTTGCCAACCTTTCGCTCAA GTACAACTGTGCTGGACTCAGGTTTGGGAAAGTGGACATCGGACGTTACGGAGAGGTTTCAGAGAG GTACAAGGTTAGTACTTCTCCTCTGGCTAAGCAGCTGCCTACACTGGTGCTTTTCCAAGGGGGGCGAGAAATTATGAGACGTCCAATGGTAGACAACAAAGGGAGAGCTGTATCTTGGACCTTCAATGAG GAGAACATTATCCGAGAGTTCAACCTCAATGAGCTCTTCCAAAAATCCAAGAAGCTTAACAAAGGCCGCGGTTtgaaagaagagaagcagaacGGCTCTCAGCCAGAGGAGGGCAGCGATGAGCTCTATGGTGAAGCTGACAACCCAGAGCAACCCAGTGAAAGCAAGAAAGACCAGTGA
- the clp1 gene encoding polyribonucleotide 5'-hydroxyl-kinase Clp1 — translation MATEGEVKTSEDAPATGKVSTRFDLEKETELRFEVESGEAAEQVELELLSGMAEVFGSELNRNKKYTFGPGSKIAVFTWQGCGVNLYGKPEVAYVSKDTPMLLYLNTHAALEQMRKQAERDNESGPRVMVVGPTDVGKSTVCRILLSYAVRVGRRPTLVELDVGQSGVSVPGTVSALCIERPADVEEGFSVQAPLVYHFGSTTPGTNIKLYNKLTSCLAEVFSQRCEVNRKASVGGCIINTCGWVKGSGYQALVHCASAFEVDVVLVLDHERLYNELKRDLPHFVRVVLLPKSGGVVERSKECRRDARDEKIREYFYGFRGVSFFPFSFEVRFADVRIYKIGAPSIPDSCLPLGMSQDDTQLKLVPVTPGRDLTYHVLSVSSAEDGEEGARKGIVESPVCGFIVVTHVDTQTQVLKVLSPAPRPLPRHTLLIMDIRFMDMK, via the exons ATGGCAACAGAGGGTGAAGTGAAGACGAGTGAGGATGCTCCAGCAACTGGGAAGGTCAGCACCAGGTTTGACTTGGAGAAGGAGACTGAACTTCGTTTTGAGGTGGAGTCAGGAGAGGCAGCAGAGCAAGTTGAGCTGGAGCTCCTCTCGGGGATGGCTGAGGTGTTTGGCTCAGAACTGAACCGCAACAAGAAATACACATTTGGACCAGGCTCCAAGATTGCAGTTTTCACCTGGCAGGGCTGCGGTGTGAATCTTTATGGGAAGCCAGAG GTGGCATATGTGTCGAAGGATACTCCCATGCTGCTCTatctgaacacacatgcagccttGGAGCAGATGAGAAAACAAGCAGAGCGGGACAATGAGAGCGGACCAAGG GTGATGGTGGTGGGACCTACAGACGTGGGGAAGTCAACAGTGTGTCGGATTCTGTTAAGCTACGCTGTAAGGGTGGGCCGGAGGCCAACACTGGTGGAACTGGATGTCGGACAAAGTGGG GTGTCTGTACCAGGGACAGTGTCAGCCCTGTGCATTGAACGCCCGGCAGACGTAGAGGAGGGATTCTCAGTCCAGGCTCCTTTGGTTTACCACTTTGGTTCTACTACCCCAGGGACCAACATCAAACTTTACAATAAG CTGACATCATGCCTTGCTGAGGTGTTTTCCCAGCGCTGTGAGGTGAACAGGAAGGCCAGCGTGGGAGGTTGTATCATCAACACCTGTGGTTGGGTGAAGGGCTCTGGATACCAGGCTCTTGTCCACTGTGCCTCAGCCTTTGAAGTTGACGTGGTGCTGGTGCTGGATCATGAGAGGCTCTACAATGAACTCAAACGAGACCTTCCTCACTTTGTCCGGGTTGTGCTCCTCCCCAAGTCTGGAGGGGTGGTGGAGCGCTCCAAGGAGTGCAGACGGGATGCACGGGATGAGAAGATCCGCGAGTACTTCTACGGCTTCCGTGGCGTGTCcttcttccctttttcctttGAGGTGCGTTTTGCAGATGTCCGCATCTACAAAATTGGGGCACCGTCCATCCCGGACTCGTGCTTGCCACTGGGAATGTCTCAGGATGACACACAGCTGAAGCTTGTGCCTGTAACACCAGGAAGAGACCTCACATATCATGTGCTCAGCGTGAGCAGTGCAGAGGATGGAGAAGAAGGTGCCAGAAAGGGTATAGTGGAGAGCCCTGTGTGTGGCTTCATTGTTGTGACTCATGTGGACACGCAGACTCAGGTGCTGAAAGTGCTGTCCCCTGCGCCCAGGCCACTGCCCAGACACACTCTGCTCATCATGGACATTCGCTTCATGGACATGAAATGA
- the si:dkey-6i22.5 gene encoding polyamine-modulated factor 1, with translation MEQSEMSTQNEKADNITSCVKDPTENQTNEAACEVPSQLPNAGPVCKPSEETEARHNRLKLFDKVMQKSLEKFIDLASFNRFASTFRPLYKKNPQRMESIHKQFIEELRRAIQEDLSRLIEEGRLDVKLNELDKLERAAKNNPNPAWRPSGVPEQDFCSFLMPYYQKQEAYMRQELKKIQAENAALAQKVRAGRENIAQTEHRISTAVEEWKASVSEFERLASSLCPADVFDV, from the exons ATGGAGCAAAGCGAAATGTCAACACAAAATGAGAAAGCAGATAATATAACGTCGTGTGTTAAAGACCCCACTGAAAACCAGACTAATGAAGCCGCATGCGAAGTTCCATCACAGCTGCCAAACGCTGGACCAGTTTGTAAGCCGTCCGAGGAGACGGAAGCTCGGCATAACAGGTTGAAGCTATTCGACAAAGTGATGCAGAAGAGCCTGGAAAAGTTTATCGACCTTGCCAG TTTTAACAGATTTGCCAGCACATTTCGTCCGCTGTACAAGAAGAACCCACAGAGGATGGAGAGCATTCACAAGCAGTTCATAGAGGAGCTGCGGAGGGCTATACAG GAAGACCTCAGCAGATTGATTGAAGAAGGCCGGTTAGATGTCAAACTGAATGAGCTGGACAAACTGGAGCGGGCTGCTAAGAACAACCCAAACCCTGCATG GCGACCAAGTGGGGTTCCTGAGCAGGACTTTTGCAGCTTTTTAATGCCATATTATCAAAAGCAGGAGGCCTACATGCGACAGGAGTTGAAAAAGATTCAAGCAGAGAATGCTGCCCTAGCACAGAAAGTTAGGGCTGGTCGAGAGAATATTGCTCAGACTGAACATCGTATTTCTACAGCTGTTGAGGAATGGAAG GCATCAGTCTCAGAGTTTGAAAGGCTGGCATCTTCTCTCTGCCCTGCTGACGTCTTTGATGTGTGA
- the med19a gene encoding mediator of RNA polymerase II transcription subunit 19-A has translation MTEMFSTLFGQNEAPGPPGSSSLGFGPGKPPPPLTQNQVSMAGQMPPQLGDEGPALRKPGAMNEPFYLLRELPVGNELTGNTNLITHYNLEHAYNKFCGKKVKEKLSNFLPELPGMIDCPGTQDGSSLRSLIDKPPVCGNSFSPLTGALLTGFRLHTGPLPEQYRLMHIQPPKKKSKHKHKHHRPQDPLPQETPSDSDPKKKKKKRDDDPDRKKKKKDKKKKKNRHSPDHPGLAGSQPNSNSLR, from the exons ATGACGGAAATGTTTTCAACTCTGTTCGGGCAAAATGAAGCTCCGGGACCGCCCGGCTCGTCGTCTCTGGGTTTCGGACCAGGGAAACCGCCGCCGCCTCTGACGCAGAATCAAGTCTCCATGGCGGGGCAGATGCCACCGCAGCTCGGGGATGAAGGGCCTGCTCTGCGCAAACCTGGAGCCATGAATGAACCTTTCTACTTACTGCGGGAGCTTCCTG tGGGAAACGAATTAACAGGGAACACCAACCTCATCACGCATTACAACCTGGAACATGCCTACAACAAATTCTGCGGgaagaaagtgaaggagaagcTCAGCAACTTCCTACCAGAGTTACCAG GTATGATCGACTGTCCGGGAACTCAGGACGGCAGCTCATTGCGCTCTCTCATCGATAAACCTCCCGTGTGTGGGAACTCCTTCAGCCCCCTGACCGGCGCTCTTCTCACAGGCTTTAGACTACACACAGGACCG ctcCCAGAGCAGTACAGACTGATGCATATACAGCCtccaaagaagaagagcaaacacaagcacaaacaccaTCGACCACAGGACCCATTACCACAAG AAACTCCATCAGACTCTGATcccaagaagaaaaagaaaaagagagatgatgaTCCTGACcgcaagaaaaagaagaaagacaagaaaaagaaaaag AACCGCCACAGTCCCGACCACCCCGGCCTTGCTGGATCACAACCCAACAGTAACAGCCTAAGATAG